A window of Pseudomonas alcaliphila JAB1 genomic DNA:
TCTTCTCGACAGTGGTGAGCTGCCCGGCAATGCCGTTGTACAGCGGCACGAACTCACTGTTGACCAGCACGAAACGGTCTTCGGCATGGTTCATGGTGTAGAGAATCTGATCCGGCGACAGGCGGATGTTGATGGTGTGCAGCACCGCACCAAGCATGGGAATGGCGAACATGCACTCCAGATAGCGATGGCTGTCCCAATCCATCACCGCCACGGTATCGCCGGCCTTGACCCCCGCCTCGCTAAGCACGTTGGCCAGGCGCGCGACACGCTCGTTGAAGGTGGCATAGCTGTAACGCAGCTTGTCGCGATAAACGATTTCACGGGTCTTCTCGTAACGACTACCGGAGAGCAGCAGACGCTTGATCAGCAGCGGATAGGCGTGGGCGTTGTTGGCGGGAGGGATCAGTCGAGTCTGCAGCATGAAATCACCTTGAGGCACGCGAGGAATAGGTATGCAACGACTCTAGAGCGGCTCATGCACAGCTAAATCAGCCCAAAGAATGATTTGCCACGTGACCCTATGGCCACTTTTGGTCACAGGTTAGAATCAATCCAGCTAGTCAGTCCTGAAACAGGCTTCATCGCCCCATACTTTCGTTCGAGGTAACACCATGTCCGATATCGTCATCGTCAGCGGCGCCCGTACTCCCATGGGCGGTTTTCAAGGCAGCCTGGCCAGCGTGCCAGCTGTCGAGCTGGGCGCTGCCGCCATTCGTGAAGCAGTCAAGCGTGCCGGTATCGAGCCAGCCGACGTGCAGGAAGTGATCATGGGCTGCGTACTACCTGCTGGTCTCAAGCAAGGTCCGGCCCGCCAGGCTTCGCTCAATGCCGGACTGCCCCCTGCCACCGGTTGCACCACCATCAACAAGCTGTGCGGCTCGGGCATGAAGGCGGTGATGATGGCTTTCGACTCGCTGAAGGCCGGCAGCAACCAGGTAATGATCGCTGGCGGCATGGAAAGCATGTCCAACGCGCCCTATGTGCTGGAAAAGGCCCGCACCGGCCTGCGCATGGGCCATGGCGAGATCAAGGACCACATGTTCCTCGACGGCCTGGAAGACGCGCGCACTGGCCGCCTGATGGGCTCCTTCGCCCAGGAAACGGCCGACCAGTACGGCATCACCCGTGAGGAAATGGACGCCTATGCCATCGAATCGCTGCGCCGCGCGCAGGCGGCGATCAAGGACGGCTCGCTGGACGCGGAGATCGTCCCGGTCACCGTCACCTCGCGCAAGGGTGAGGTGGTGGTCAAGGATGACGAACAGCCGCTGACGGCCAACCTGGACAAGATCCCGACACTCAAACCCGCCTTCAAGAAAGACGGCACCATCACCGCCGCCAACGCCAGTTCTATTTCCGACGGCGCCAGCGCACTGCTATTGATGACTGCTGATGAAGCCGCCAAGCGCGGTCTCAAGCCGCTGGCCAAGGTGGTTGCCCATGCGACCCAGAGTCAGGACCCGAGCGAGTTCACCCTGGCCCCCATCGGCGCCATGAGCAACCTGCTGAAGAAGACCGGCTGGAGCAAGGATGAGATCGACCTGTTCGAGATCAACGAAGCCTTCGCCATGGTGACCATGCTCGCCATGCGCGAACACGGCCTGGATCACGCCAAGGTCAACGTCTTCGGCGGTGCTTGCGCCCAGGGCCATCCGGTCGGTTCCACCGGCTCGCGGATCATCCTCACCCTGATCAACGCCCTGCAGAAGAAAGGCGGCAAACGCGGCGTCGCCTCGCTGTGTATCGGCGGCGGCGAAGCCACTGCAGTCGCCATCGAACTGCTGTAAGCCAGCCCATCACCAAAGAGCCCCGCAGTTGCGGGGCTCTTTCGTTTAGCAGGCTTTTGCAAACTACCGCTAGCGCATTTCGGTCAGCGCCAGCTTCACACCGATCCCGACCAACACTGCGCCCATCAGCCGATCGAACCAGTGCCCCATGCGGGCAAAGCCGGCGCGCACGCGCTGCTGGCTGAACAGCCAGGCCACCAGGCAGAACCAGAACGCGGTGGCCAGCGCCAGATAAAGGCCGTAACCGGCCTGCACCGCCACTGGGGT
This region includes:
- a CDS encoding acetyl-CoA C-acyltransferase, with product MSDIVIVSGARTPMGGFQGSLASVPAVELGAAAIREAVKRAGIEPADVQEVIMGCVLPAGLKQGPARQASLNAGLPPATGCTTINKLCGSGMKAVMMAFDSLKAGSNQVMIAGGMESMSNAPYVLEKARTGLRMGHGEIKDHMFLDGLEDARTGRLMGSFAQETADQYGITREEMDAYAIESLRRAQAAIKDGSLDAEIVPVTVTSRKGEVVVKDDEQPLTANLDKIPTLKPAFKKDGTITAANASSISDGASALLLMTADEAAKRGLKPLAKVVAHATQSQDPSEFTLAPIGAMSNLLKKTGWSKDEIDLFEINEAFAMVTMLAMREHGLDHAKVNVFGGACAQGHPVGSTGSRIILTLINALQKKGGKRGVASLCIGGGEATAVAIELL